The proteins below are encoded in one region of Pan paniscus chromosome 4, NHGRI_mPanPan1-v2.0_pri, whole genome shotgun sequence:
- the IRF1 gene encoding interferon regulatory factor 1: MPITRMRMRPWLEMQINSNQIPGLIWINKEEMIFQIPWKHAAKHGWDINKDACLFRSWAIHTGRYKAGEKEPDPKTWKANFRCAMNSLPDIEEVKDQSRNKGSSAVRVYRMLPPLTKNQRKERKSKSSRDAKSKAKRKSCGDSSPDTFSDGLSSSTLPDDHSSYTVPGYMQDLEVERALTPALSPCAVSSTLPDWHIPVEVVPDSTSDLYNFQVSPMPSTSEATTDEDEEGKLPEDIMKLLEQSEWQPTNVDGKGYLLNEPGVQPTSVYGDFSCKEEPEIDSPGGDIGLSLQRVFTDLKNMDATWLDSLLTPVRLPSIQAIPCAP; this comes from the exons ATGCCCATCACTCGGATGCGCATGAGACCCTGGCTAGAGATGCAGATTAATTCCAACCAAATCCCGGGGCTCATCTGGATTAATAAA GAGGAGATGATCTTCCAGATCCCATGGAAGCATGCTGCCAAGCATGGCTGGGACATCAACAAGGATGCCTGTTTGTTCCGGAGCTGGGCCATTCATACAG GCCGATACAAAGCAGGGGAAAAGGAGCCAGATCCCAAGACGTGGAAGGCCAACTTTCGCTGTGCCATGAACTCCCTGCCAGATATCGAGGAGGTGAAAGACCAGAGCAGGAACAAGGGCAGCTCAGCTGTGCGAGTGTACAGGATGCTTCCACCTCTCACCAAGAACCAGAGAAAAG AAAGAAAGTCGAAGTCCAGCCGAGATGCTAAGAGCAAGGCCAAGAGGAAG TCATGTGGGGATTCCAGCCCTGATACCTTCTCTGATGGACTCAGCAGCTCCACTCTGCCTGATGACCACAGCAGCTACACAGTTCCAGGCTACATGCAGGACTTGGAGGTGGAGCGGGCCCTGACTCCAG CACTGTCGCCGTGTGCTGTCAGCAGCACTCTCCCCGACTGGCACATCCCAGTGGAAGTTGTGCCGGACAGCACCAGTGATCTGTACAACTTCCAGGTGTCACCCATGCCCTCCACCTCTGAAG CTACAACAGATGAGGATGAGGAAGGGAAATTACCTGAGGACATCATGAAG CTCTTGGAGCAGTCGGAGTGGCAGCCAACAAACGTGGATGGGAAGGGGTACCTACTCAATGAACCTGGAGTCCAGCCCACCTCTGTCTATGGAGACTTTAGCTGTAAGGAGGAGCCAGAAATTGACAGCCCAGGGG GGGATATTGGGCTGAGTCTACAGCGTGTCTTCACAGATCTGAAGAACATGGATGCCACCTGGCTGGACAGCCTGCTGACCCCAGTCCGGTTGCCCTCCATCCAGGCCATTCCCTGTGCACCGTAG